The sequence CACGGGCCACGGAACGCCGAGGGAAGGCCCGGCCAACGGCAGCAGAGCCCCCAGGACAAACGGGTGGATGCTGAACCTCAACAGGAACTCCCGCGCCGCCGCGCCCATCCGGGCCGTGCGGTGTTCGGCCGGTCCCACCAGGATGCGCGGCGCCCATTCTCCGGCACGGGCCGGGGTGAAGACGCCCGCCGTATAGCCCAGCAGGATGGCAACGATCGACGTGCGCACGGGTTGGGTCCGGCCCACCAGGATATGCCAGATGCCCACGCTGCAGGCTACCGGAACCACCACCAGCGCCGTGGCCCAGGCCACCAGATCGGCCCGACCGGTCGAGAGCGCCCGCCAGATGGCGGCCGCATCCACCCACCACACCACGAGGCCGATGACGGCCAGGGTGACGGGAATCCGCAGCCAGCGGAGCGCGCCCAACAGCTTTACTTCGCCGCCGCGTCCTTCGCGTTCACGATCGAAGAGAGGGCGCTTTTCTCGACCCGCAGTTTCGTGTTGCTGTCCACCTGGACGAGCACGGAGGTATCGTCCACCTGGGTCACGCTGCCGTGCACGCCACCGATGGTGATCACGCGATCACCCTTGGCCACGGCCTCGATCATCTTCTTGCGCTCATCTTCCTTCTTCTTCTGCGGGCGGATGATGAAGAAGTAGAAGACGATGAAAATGAGGATGAGCGGGAGGAACATGGCCAGGGGATTGGCCTGTTCGCCGCCTGCCGGGGCTCCCAGAAGGAAAAGGTCGTACGCGGTCATTGATGCGGGTGATTGGACGAAAAGGATGCGACGAATAAACTATGCCGCAGACGACTATGCAAACAGGACGCGCAGGTAAAACATTGGCGAAACCAGTTTTCCGCGCTCCTGCATGTCCTCGAACATGATGCTGATGGCGTTCTTGATGTCCTCGGACCGGGCGGCTTTCTGGATGACCTTGTTCAGCAGCCACTGCCAGTTCAGGATGCGCTGCATGTTGTAGCTCAGGCGGAGCTCGTCCTGCAGCTGGTCCAGGACGCGCCGGCCGTACGCATCCAGGAATGCGCGGTCATACGTCTTGAGGCGGTGCGCCTCCAGGGCCCGCTCGGCGGCGTACATGCCGCTGACCATGGCGTTGCCAATGCCTTCGCCCGTGAACGGGTCAATCAGGCTCGCGGCGTCGCCCACCAGCATCCAGCCGTCTCCGGCCATCTGGCGGGGTTTGGATCCCAGCGGCAGTCCCCAGCCCTTGAGAGGGCCGACGCGCGTGGCGCCTGCAAAGCGCTCGCGGAAGCGGGGATGCGCCACTACCTCGTCCAGCAGGGGTTTCAGTTTCACGTCCCGCTTCTTTATGCGCGAGGACAACATGCCCACGCCCACATTCGCCCGGCCGCGGGACATGGGAAACATCCAG comes from Rhodothermales bacterium and encodes:
- the yajC gene encoding preprotein translocase subunit YajC, whose protein sequence is MTAYDLFLLGAPAGGEQANPLAMFLPLILIFIVFYFFIIRPQKKKEDERKKMIEAVAKGDRVITIGGVHGSVTQVDDTSVLVQVDSNTKLRVEKSALSSIVNAKDAAAK